The Halarchaeum grantii nucleotide sequence CGGAGCCGATGACGACGAGGTCGAACTCCTGCATACGCGGGACAGTGGAGCGCCGCCGGGATGTACGTTAGGAGAGGTCGACGACGACGGGGAGGTGGTCGGAGGGGTAGCGTCCGTCGTCGTACTGGTCGCTGCAGGCGGCCCGACTCTCGACGGTCCAGTCGTCGCCGACGAAGACGTGGTCGATCGTCCAGTCGGCGATGAGGTCCCGAAAGTCGGTCCGCGAGGTGTTCGGGCCGTGGTCGTGGGGCGCGACGGCGCGCGCGTCGTCGAAGGATGACGCGAGCAGGTCGTGGGGCGGGTCGCCGGCCTCGCAGTTGAAGTCGCCGACGACGAGGACGCGCCCGGACTCGACGCCGACGGCGCGTTCGCGGACGAGTTCGGCGCCGCGTTTTCGCGCTTCGCGGCCCTCGTGGTCGAGGTGGACGCAGAAGACGACGACGGTCTCGTCGCTCTCGCGGTCGCGGAGGGTGGCGCGCGTGCAGACGCGCGGGTGGGTGGCGTCCCAGCCGACGCTCCCCTCGATACCGGGCGTCTCGGAGAGCCAGAAGGTCTCGGAGTCCACGGCCTCGAAGCGCGCCGCGCGATAGCCGACGGGCACGTACTCGCCGGCGGCCTCCGCGCTGGCGCGGGACTGGCCGACGAACCGGTAGCCATCGAGGCGCTCGCGGAGGTCGTCGAGCTGCGCGGCGAGCGGCTCCTGCAGGCCGACGACGTCGGGTGCGTGATAGCGGACGGTCGAGGCGACCGCGTCGCGCCGGTGGCGCCAGACGTTCGCAGCGTCTTCGGGCGTGTCGACGCGGACGTTGTACGTCATGGCGCGAACGGAATCCATCTGTGCTCGGATTCAGCGTCGATCCGTAAAAAGATGAACCTCGCGTCGCGCGCACGTCGGGGCGTGGCCGGATCGCCCGGCGTCACGGTGTCAACCGTCGAATTCTTGTCCGTCGACATAGTACTGCCGGCGATGACACTCATCGCGGAACTCCGGCTCTCGAGCCCGGACCTGCCGCTCGTCTCGGCGCTGGGTGCGGCACCGGAGACGACGCTGGAGGTGGAGTCCGCGATGGCGGCCGACGCGGATCGCCCGGCGCTGTTCGTGTGGGCGCGCGGCGGTGACCTCGACGCCTTCGAGCGCGCGGCGCGCGACGACGCGACGGTCGGCGACGTCCGGTGTCTCGAAGACTTCGGCGAGCGCCGACTCTATCGGGTCTGTGTGGCGGCCGACGCGCCGGTCGTCCTCTACCGCGAGACGGTCGCGGTCGGCGCGGCGCGCCTCGACGTCCGCGCGACGTCCGACGGCATCGACACCCGCATCCGCTTCCCGGACCGGGACGCGCTCCGCACGTTCCGCGCGCGCCTCGTCGAGCGCGACGTCGACGTCTCCGTCCGCCGGCTCTACTCGGAGCGGGACGGCGACGCGGACGGCGACGCGGACGGCCTGACGGAGAAGCAGTACGAGACGGTGGCGACGGCGCTCGACGCGGGCTACTTCGCGGTGCCGCGCGACGCGTCGCTCGCGGACATCGCGGACGCCCTCGGCGTCTCGCGGCAGGCGGCCTCCGAGCGCATCCGGCGCGCGATGGCGACGCTCGCGACGGACGCGGTCGAGGACGCGGGCGGGCACTCGTGAGTCAGGTCAGCGCCCGACGCCCGCCCGGAGCGCGCCCGCGAGCCGAGCGAAGCCGACGAGGACGGGGTAGCAGAGCGCGTAGCACGCGACGACCACGAGGGTGACGAACGCGCAGAGCGAGAGGAGGGCGAACGACCCCGCACCGCTCGCGATCGTCATCGCCTCCTCGAAGAGCGCCGGGTCCTCCGAGTACGACTCGTGTAGATAGGGACGGAGCGCGGCGCGCGGCCGTCCGACGAGCGCGCCGGAGAGCCGTCGAGCGACCGCGAGGGGGCCGGGAATCGCCATACGCGTCCCCTGCGTGCGCGGCGGACAAAAACCCGGGTGGCACGCCTTCGAGACGTGTCGCGACGCGGAGCTATTTGGCGGCGGCACGCGACGGGGGTGACGTGAACGCGATAGCCACGGCGGACCTCCGCAAGTCCTACGGCGACCTGACGGCGCTCGCCGGGTTGACGCTCGACGTCCCGTCGGGCGAGCTCTTCGCGCTGCTCGGGCCGAACGGCGCGGGCAAGAGCACGACCATCCGCATTCTCACCGGCCAGCTCCGCCCGGACGCGGGGTCGGCGTCCGTCCTCGGCGTCGACCCGGTCGAGGACCCGGTCGGGGTGCGCGAGCGCATCGGCGTCCTCCCCGAGCAGGAGTCGCCACCGAGCTTCATGACGCCGCGCGAGTACTTCGACTTCGTCGCGAGCGTCCGGGGAATCGACGACGACGCCCTCTCCGAGCGCGTCGAGACGTGGGCGGCTCGGCTCTCCTTCCGCGAGAAGCTCGACACGTTGAACACTGACCTCTCGCGCGGCCAACAGCAGAAGGTGATGATCACGGGCGCGTTCCTCCACGACCCCGACCTCGTCTTCATCGACGAACCGCTCGTCAACCTCGACCCGATCGTGCAGGAGACCGTCAAGCGCTTCCTCGAGTCCTATCGCGACGACGGCAACACGGTCTTCCTCTCGACGCACGACATCGACGTCGCCGCCGAGCTCTGCGACCGCGTGGGCATCGTCCGCGAGGGCGACCTCGTGGCGACGCGCCGTCCCGCCGAGTTGGGCGAGGGCGAACGCCTCCTCGACGTCTTCCTCCGTGAGGTCGGCGACGGCGCGGCGTCGGTCGACGGCCCGACAGGCTCGGGGGGAGCGCACGACCGATGAGCACGGCGCGAACGGTGCTCGCGGCGATGTTCCGCGAGGAGTGGCGTCTGCACAGCGAGCTCTTCGGCGGGCGGCGCTTCGCGGCCTTCCCCGTCTTCCTCGCGCTCGCGGGCGCGCT carries:
- a CDS encoding helix-turn-helix domain-containing protein, with the protein product MTLIAELRLSSPDLPLVSALGAAPETTLEVESAMAADADRPALFVWARGGDLDAFERAARDDATVGDVRCLEDFGERRLYRVCVAADAPVVLYRETVAVGAARLDVRATSDGIDTRIRFPDRDALRTFRARLVERDVDVSVRRLYSERDGDADGDADGLTEKQYETVATALDAGYFAVPRDASLADIADALGVSRQAASERIRRAMATLATDAVEDAGGHS
- a CDS encoding ABC transporter ATP-binding protein; its protein translation is MNAIATADLRKSYGDLTALAGLTLDVPSGELFALLGPNGAGKSTTIRILTGQLRPDAGSASVLGVDPVEDPVGVRERIGVLPEQESPPSFMTPREYFDFVASVRGIDDDALSERVETWAARLSFREKLDTLNTDLSRGQQQKVMITGAFLHDPDLVFIDEPLVNLDPIVQETVKRFLESYRDDGNTVFLSTHDIDVAAELCDRVGIVREGDLVATRRPAELGEGERLLDVFLREVGDGAASVDGPTGSGGAHDR
- a CDS encoding endonuclease/exonuclease/phosphatase family protein, with translation MDSVRAMTYNVRVDTPEDAANVWRHRRDAVASTVRYHAPDVVGLQEPLAAQLDDLRERLDGYRFVGQSRASAEAAGEYVPVGYRAARFEAVDSETFWLSETPGIEGSVGWDATHPRVCTRATLRDRESDETVVVFCVHLDHEGREARKRGAELVRERAVGVESGRVLVVGDFNCEAGDPPHDLLASSFDDARAVAPHDHGPNTSRTDFRDLIADWTIDHVFVGDDWTVESRAACSDQYDDGRYPSDHLPVVVDLS